The window CTCATGTGGCCGGGGCCGTACGGCGACTGGGGCTCGCGCAAGTACCTCCTGGCCAGCCTCGACCAGTCGCTCAAGCGCCTGCAGCTCGACTACGTCGACATCTTCTACTCCCACCGGCCCGACCCGGCCACCCCCATCGAGGAGACCATGGGGGCGCTCGAACAGGCCGTCCGACAGGGCAAGGCCCTTTACGCGGGCATCAGCTCCTACCGGGGCGCCGCCACCGCCCACGCCCACCGCATCCTCGCCGACGCGGGCGTGGCGCTCACCATCCACCAGCCCAGCTACTCCATGATGAACCGCTGGGTCGAGACCGACCTGCTGGACACCACGGGCGCGCTCGGCATCGGCGTCATCGCCTTCTGCCCGCTCGCCCAGGGCGTCCTGACGAGCAGGTACCTCAACGGCATCCCCGCCGACTCGCGCGCCGGCAAGCCCACCGGCATGCTCAAGCCCGAAAGCCTCACCGAGGAGAAGCTCTCGCGAGTGCGCGGCCTGAACGTCCTGGC of the Candidatus Brocadiaceae bacterium genome contains:
- the mgrA gene encoding L-glyceraldehyde 3-phosphate reductase, which translates into the protein MADEFASSRYDRMSFRRCGRSGLRLPAISLGCWHNFGDVDDQGEARAMLHRAFDLGITHFDLANNYGPPPGSAERNVGRILRQDFAAHRDELIISTKAGYLMWPGPYGDWGSRKYLLASLDQSLKRLQLDYVDIFYSHRPDPATPIEETMGALEQAVRQGKALYAGISSYRGAATAHAHRILADAGVALTIHQPSYSMMNRWVETDLLDTTGALGIGVIAFCPLAQGVLTSRYLNGIPADSRAGKPTGMLKPESLTEEKLSRVRGLNVLAEQRGQTLAQMALAWVLRDARVTSALVGASRVSQIEENVKALEGPALSPKELETIESILA